One window of Branchiostoma lanceolatum isolate klBraLanc5 chromosome 8, klBraLanc5.hap2, whole genome shotgun sequence genomic DNA carries:
- the LOC136440053 gene encoding retinoid-inducible serine carboxypeptidase-like isoform X1 has translation MFNMAAGTLTWAKVWLWAVLVVGTCLVLCDCAAERDCKPGPKVKNQDWGYVDVRPAAHMFWWLYYKTDKPATSTPTPLILWLQGGPGGSGTGFGNFQEIGPLDISQQPRNTTWLSAANLLFIDNPVGTGYSYVTDRNAYATNVSMVATDLVTLLKDFFSCKTDLQKVPFYIFCESYGGKMSAALAQMLNKAVKQGEVKCNLKGVALGDSWISAMDYVNTWGPYLKATSLLDHVGLQAVQKSAGMTQAAVDQGRWKNATELWSRTEDVLEEFSNGVSFYNILGDKVKFEVSGSKTPNLGNPAIEKLYRRHVSPLHAPSLAELMNGPIKKYLGVIPEDVTWGAQSGEVFAMMAGDFMKPVIDIVDDLIQNTDLSVVVYNGQLDLICNTIGTEAWVHRLKWPGLAQFDTKKWKPITSKGKTVGFVKTEDNFSFYWILDAGHMVPADAGETALRMVTMVMGSQR, from the exons ATgttcaacatggcggctggaACGTTAACATGGGCGAAAGTTTGGCTGTGGGCGGTACTGGTCGTAGGAACGTGTCTGGTGCTCTGTGACTGTGCAG CAGAGAGAGACTGTAAGCCGGGTCCGAAAGTGAAGAACCAGGACTGGGGCTACGTGGACGTGCGCCCGGCCGCTCACATGTTCTGGTGGCTCTACTacaagacagacaaacctgcAACGTCCACGCCCACCCCGCTCATCCTCTGGCTACAG GGCGGACCCGGCGGCTCTGGAACTGGGTTCGGAAACTTCCAGGAGATCGGCCCCCTTGACATCAGTCAGCAGCCCAGGAACACCACATGG CTGTCTGCGGCAAACCTGCTGTTTATCGATAACCCGGTGGGGACCGGTTACAGCTACGTGACCGACAGGAACGCCTACGCCACCAACGTCAGCATGGTCGCCACCGACCTGGTCACTCTGCTCAAGGACTTCTTCTCCTGCAAGACAGACCTACAG AAAGTTCCCTTCTACATATTCTGCGAGTCGTACGGAGGAAAGATGTCTGCAGCGTTGGCTCAGATGCTCAATAAG GCTGTGAAACAGGGGGAGGTGAAGTGTAACCTGAAGGGCGTGGCTCTCGGAGACTCCTGGATATCAGCCATGG ACTATGTGAACACTTGGGGACCTTACCTGAAAGCAACA TCCCTGCTGGACCACGTCGGCCTCCAGGCGGTGCAGAAGTCGGCGGGGATGACGCAGGCGGCGGTGGACCAAGGTCGCTGGAAGAACGCCACGGAACTATGGAGCAGGACGGAAGACGTCTTGGAGGAG TTCAGCAATGGAGTGAGCTTCTACAACATTCTTGGGgacaaggtcaagttcgaagtaTCAGGCAGCAAGACACCAAACTTAGGAAACCCAGCCATAG AGAAGTTATATAGGAGACATGTCTCCCCCTTACACGCCCCCAGTCTGGCTGAACTGATGAACGGACCGATCAAGAAGTACCTGGGGGTGATACCTGAGGATGTCACATGGGGAG CTCAGTCAGGGGAGGTATTTGCCATGATGGCAGGAGACTTCATGAAGCCGGTTATCGACATCG TGGATGACTTGATCCAGAACACAGATCTGTCTGTGGTGGTGTACAACGGGCAGCTCGACCTCATCTGCAACACGATTG GAACGGAGGCCTGGGTGCACAGGCTGAAGTGGCCGGGTCTCGCACAGTTCGACACCAAGAAGTGGAAGCCGATTACTTCCAAGGGGAAGACAGTCGGTTTCGTCAAAACTGAGGACAACTTTTCTTTCTACTGGATCTTGGATGCTGGGCATATG GTCCCAGCAGATGCGGGGGAGACGGCGCTCAggatggttaccatggtgatgggGAGTCAACGATGA
- the LOC136440053 gene encoding retinoid-inducible serine carboxypeptidase-like isoform X2: MFNMAAGTLTWAKVWLWAVLVVGTCLVLCDCAERDCKPGPKVKNQDWGYVDVRPAAHMFWWLYYKTDKPATSTPTPLILWLQGGPGGSGTGFGNFQEIGPLDISQQPRNTTWLSAANLLFIDNPVGTGYSYVTDRNAYATNVSMVATDLVTLLKDFFSCKTDLQKVPFYIFCESYGGKMSAALAQMLNKAVKQGEVKCNLKGVALGDSWISAMDYVNTWGPYLKATSLLDHVGLQAVQKSAGMTQAAVDQGRWKNATELWSRTEDVLEEFSNGVSFYNILGDKVKFEVSGSKTPNLGNPAIEKLYRRHVSPLHAPSLAELMNGPIKKYLGVIPEDVTWGAQSGEVFAMMAGDFMKPVIDIVDDLIQNTDLSVVVYNGQLDLICNTIGTEAWVHRLKWPGLAQFDTKKWKPITSKGKTVGFVKTEDNFSFYWILDAGHMVPADAGETALRMVTMVMGSQR; the protein is encoded by the exons ATgttcaacatggcggctggaACGTTAACATGGGCGAAAGTTTGGCTGTGGGCGGTACTGGTCGTAGGAACGTGTCTGGTGCTCTGTGACTGTGCAG AGAGAGACTGTAAGCCGGGTCCGAAAGTGAAGAACCAGGACTGGGGCTACGTGGACGTGCGCCCGGCCGCTCACATGTTCTGGTGGCTCTACTacaagacagacaaacctgcAACGTCCACGCCCACCCCGCTCATCCTCTGGCTACAG GGCGGACCCGGCGGCTCTGGAACTGGGTTCGGAAACTTCCAGGAGATCGGCCCCCTTGACATCAGTCAGCAGCCCAGGAACACCACATGG CTGTCTGCGGCAAACCTGCTGTTTATCGATAACCCGGTGGGGACCGGTTACAGCTACGTGACCGACAGGAACGCCTACGCCACCAACGTCAGCATGGTCGCCACCGACCTGGTCACTCTGCTCAAGGACTTCTTCTCCTGCAAGACAGACCTACAG AAAGTTCCCTTCTACATATTCTGCGAGTCGTACGGAGGAAAGATGTCTGCAGCGTTGGCTCAGATGCTCAATAAG GCTGTGAAACAGGGGGAGGTGAAGTGTAACCTGAAGGGCGTGGCTCTCGGAGACTCCTGGATATCAGCCATGG ACTATGTGAACACTTGGGGACCTTACCTGAAAGCAACA TCCCTGCTGGACCACGTCGGCCTCCAGGCGGTGCAGAAGTCGGCGGGGATGACGCAGGCGGCGGTGGACCAAGGTCGCTGGAAGAACGCCACGGAACTATGGAGCAGGACGGAAGACGTCTTGGAGGAG TTCAGCAATGGAGTGAGCTTCTACAACATTCTTGGGgacaaggtcaagttcgaagtaTCAGGCAGCAAGACACCAAACTTAGGAAACCCAGCCATAG AGAAGTTATATAGGAGACATGTCTCCCCCTTACACGCCCCCAGTCTGGCTGAACTGATGAACGGACCGATCAAGAAGTACCTGGGGGTGATACCTGAGGATGTCACATGGGGAG CTCAGTCAGGGGAGGTATTTGCCATGATGGCAGGAGACTTCATGAAGCCGGTTATCGACATCG TGGATGACTTGATCCAGAACACAGATCTGTCTGTGGTGGTGTACAACGGGCAGCTCGACCTCATCTGCAACACGATTG GAACGGAGGCCTGGGTGCACAGGCTGAAGTGGCCGGGTCTCGCACAGTTCGACACCAAGAAGTGGAAGCCGATTACTTCCAAGGGGAAGACAGTCGGTTTCGTCAAAACTGAGGACAACTTTTCTTTCTACTGGATCTTGGATGCTGGGCATATG GTCCCAGCAGATGCGGGGGAGACGGCGCTCAggatggttaccatggtgatgggGAGTCAACGATGA